Part of the Cohnella candidum genome, TTGCGGTAGGCGATTGCGGCGCGGGACGAAGGGTTCATGACCGTCGGTTCGCCCGAATTCGCGGCTTTGATGACGAGCTCGTCGTCCGGCACGATGCCGAGAAGGTCGATGGCCAGCACTTGGCAAATGTCGTCGATTTCCAGCATGTCGCCGCTCTTCAGCAGGTTCGGCCGGATCCGGTTGATGATCAGCTTCGGCGAAGCCATCTTCGACTTCTCCAGCAAGCCGATGACGCGGTCGGCATCGCGGACCGCCGCGTTCTCGGGCGTCGTCACGACGATCGCCTGGTCGGCGCCGGCCACGGCGTTCCGGAAACCTTGCTCGATGCCGGCAGGGCAGTCGATGATGACGTAATCGAAATCCGGCTTCAGGCTCTCGATGATTTGGCGAACCTGTTCCGGGGAAATGTCGTTCTTGTCCTTGGTTTGGGCCGCGGGAAGCATGTAGAGCTCGTCGAAGCGCTTATCTTTCACCAGCGCCTGGTTGACCCGGCAGCGTCCTTCCGCGACGTCGATCAGATCGTAAATGATCCGGTTTTCGAGACCCATCACCACATCCAGATTGCGCAATCCGATGTCGGTGTCGACCATACACACCTTTTTCCCCATCAGCGCAAGTGCCGTGCCCAGATTGGCCGACGTCGTGGTCTTGCCGACGCCTCCTTTGCCGGACGTCACCACAATCGCTTCTCCCATGTTCCTACACTCCTTTGAACTGCATGACTTCTTTGCGATGGCGTCCGAGGCTCGACATTTTGTCGATCGCCATCGCGCCGTCGCGCAAGAACGCGTATTCCATCCAAGGTTCGGAAGAGGTCCACTCGTCCGGCGGTCTGCTGATCACGTCTGCGATCCGCAATTGGGTCGGCTTCATGAGCGAAGCCGCGATGATCGCGTTCTCGTTCCCCTCCGAGCCGGCGTGCGCGGTCCCCCTGAGAGCACCGAGCACGTAAATGTCTCCCGTGCAGCGCAGCGTGCCGCCGGGATTGACGTCTCCCATCAGCAGAAGATGCCCCTCGTATTCGACCGTTTGGCCCGATCGCACGATCCCGGTCATCGTATGGAGGACCGGCCTGTCGGCCTCATCCGGATCGGGCGGTACGGGGTCGCTTTCTATGGATTGCACGAGCAGGTTTCCTTGGCGTTTCAAAGCAGAACGGAGCTTTTCCTTGTCCTCTTCCCCCAATTGGCGGGAACCGAGTTTGAGGAAAACGTGAACGATCGGTCCGGTAAATTGCTGTTCATGCTTGTCGAGTTTGGCTTCCAGCTCTTCGAGCAGCTGTTCGAAGGGGGATTGGTCGTCAAGCAGGAACACCAAACCTTCTTTGACGCCTTTAATCGTAATGAGAGATTTGCCGGCCAATTGTCGTTCCTCCCTTAACGCTAGAAGAATTCAACCCGTGAAAGCCGAATTCCTGCCTCCGTGCGGCAATTCTCGTCAAACCGCCGTTTCTTCCGCTTGGGACGCCGCGGGTTTAAGCAGCAGCTTGCGAACGGGCAAATAGAGGGCGAGGGCGACGAGCACTTCCAGCATCAAGCTTGGGGCGATATACCAATAGAACGCGAATCCGTAAGGCCAAGTCGTGAGCCGGAACAACCGGTAAATCAGGTATACGATCGTACTGAGGGCGACGCTGCCCATGGCCGTAACGCCCATCAGCGTCGCGAGCGTCAGCATTCTCCGTTCAAGCACCAGTCCCGCGGCGTATCCGATCAAACCCATGCCGAACGCATAAGGACCGATCAAGCTTCCGTAAAAGAGCACATCGCTCAGCAAGCCGAATCCGAGCCCGAAAAGAAAGGCCCGGTGACGGCCGCCGAAACTGGCGACGTACATCATCAGCACGAACGTCAAATGGGGCATCAGCCGGTCGCTCCAAGCGGACGGAATCAGCCACGGAACGACGCCGTTTTCAAGGAGCACCAGCAGGATGCCGGCCAGGACGGCCCGGTTCATTCTCATTTTCAAGGTCCGTTCACATCCGGAACGACCACGACGAACACTTCCCTCAAATGGTCAAAATCGGCGGCCGGAGCAACGGTCGCTTTCTGCGTGAGGCCGAAGTCGCCGACCTGGCGGTTGACGAGAGTTCCGATCACGACGCCTCTCGGAAACACGTTTCCGAGGCCGGACGTGATGACTTTGTCGCCTGGCGCCATTTTGTCGTTCTCGTCGATTTTGGTCATTTGGAGCATGCCGGTTTCCGCGTCGAAGGAGTCGACGATGCCGAAAGAATCCTTTTCCTTGCCGAACACCGTGGCCGCGATTTGCACGCCCGTCGTGGATTCCGCGTCGAGCTGCGTGATCGGTTCGACGGTCGACGTGAATTCGGACACCCGGCTGACGAGGCCTACAAGCCCGTCGGTCGTGGTAACGGCCATCTGCGCCTTGATTCCGTCGCGGGAACCGAGGTTGATTTTAATCGTTTTATCCAGCGGATTATTGCTGCTTCCGACGACTTGGGCGATCAAATAACGGTATTGGTATAATTGCTTTTGCTTTTCGGTAAACCCGAGCTCGTCCTTGAGCCGCTCGTTTTCCGCTTCGACGAAGTTGTATTTGGCTTGGTCCCGCGCATACTGGGCGACGGTCTGCCGCAATTGCGCGTTTTCCTTATAGACGTCGGAAAGCCGGCCGAGGTCGCCGAAGAAATCGGCGACCGCCCCGACCGGCCGGTACAACGCTCCCTGCACCGTCCCTACAGCGTCATTCAGGAACTTCTCCGGCCAGGTCAGCCGGGTCCGCCCTAGGGTAAAGCCCATGACGGCTATGAAAACGATCAGTCCGATCATCAGGATGAACAGCCGTTTGTTCCGCATCAACCTAAAGATTTCGGCTCACCTGCTTCCCATTCCCCATGCTTCAAGACTTCATTTCATTCCGTTTCCTAGGACCTTGCGCCGCGACCGCCGCCGCCCTTGTTCTTGAACAGGTGGATGTTCTCCAGCGCGCGGCCCGTCCCGATCGCCACGCAATCGAGCGGGTTTTCGGCCACAATGACCGGCATGCCGGTTTCGCGCGCGAGCATTTTGTCCAGGTTGCGGAGCAGCGCACCGCCGCCCGTAAGCACGATCCCCCGGTCCATGATGTCGGCGGACAGCTCGGGCGGGCATTTCTCCAGCGTTACCTTCACGGCGTCCACGATCGCGTTCACCGTATCCGCCAGCGCTTCGCTCACCTCGTCGGAGGTAATGGCCAGCGTTTTCGGCAAGCCCGTCACCAGATCCCGTCCGCGGATTTCCATCGACTCCAGCTTGTCCAGCGGCATGGCGGAGCCGATTTCCATCTTGAGCTGCTCTGCCGTGCGTTCCCCGATCATCAGGTTATACAACCGTTTGATGTAGGAAATGATCGCTTCGTCCATCTCGTCGCCGGCGATCCGAATGGAACGGCTCGTGACGATGCCGCCGAGCGAGATCACGGCCACTTCCGTCGTCCCGCCGCCGATGTCGACGACCATGCTGCCGGTCGGCTCCCATACGGGCAGGTCCGCCCCGATCGCCGCCGCGAACGGCTCTTCGATCGTGTAGGCTTCGCGGGCGCCGGCCTGTTTCGTAGCGTCTTCCACGGCGCGTTTCTCCACGGCGGTAATGCCGGAAGGCACGCAAACCATGACGCTCGGATGGCCGCCGAACATCCGCTTCTTCTGCGCGCGGTGCATGAAATACTTGATCATGGTCGCGGTCGTTTCGAAATCGGCGATGACGCCGTCTTTCATCGGACGGATGGCGACGATGTTGCCGGGCGTGCGGCCGATCATTTTCTTGGCGTCCGCTCCGACCGCTTCGATTCTTTTGGTATCGGTACGCAGGGCGACGACAGAGGGTTCCCTGACGACAATTCCTCTTCCTTTAACGAAAACGAGCGTGTTCGCGGTTCCAAGGTCAATCCCCAGATCGCGCGTGAATCCTCCAAACATATGCGGGTACCTCCTGCTTTAGACAATCCTTAATATTATATTACAAGCAACCTAATTCCTTCAAACTAACAAAGCGGTTATCGCCGATGACAATATGATCCAGCAGCTCGATGCCGACCAGTTCGCCGGCCTCGGCCAGCCTTCGCGTCAACTGCTTGTCTTCCGGGCTCGGGGTGGGGTCCCCGCTCGGATGGTTGTGGGCGCACAAGATGGAGGCGCTGCTCCGCCGGATCGCCGCGCGGAAAACTTCGCGGGGATGCACGATCGAGGCGTTCAGGCTTCCGATGGACAGCGTCTGCCGGCCGATGACCCGGTTCTTCGTATTGAGGAACAGCACCACGAAGTGCTCTTCCCGGAGCCGGCGCAGCTCTTCCATGAGCAAGTCCGCCGCGTCCCGGGGACTTGCGATGAGCGCCGCTTCCGGCAGGCGGGAACGGGCCACGCGGCGGCCAAGCTCGAGGGAAGCCTGCAGCTCCAGCGCTTTGGCGGGACCGATGCCGGGAATATGGGTGAGTTCGTCCCAGCTGCGCTCGGCGAATCGGCGAAGCCCTCCGCTGTCCTGCAGCACCCGCTGGGCCAAGTGAACGGCAGACTCCCGGCGGCTGCCGGTCCTAAGCAGTATGGCGAGCAGTTCCGCATGGCTGAGCGCCTCGGCGCCGAGCCGCATCATCCGTTCCCTCGGTCGTTCGTCCTCCGGCAAATCACGGAGCCGGTAAGCTTGCGAGTCCATCCCTGATTCCTGCCTCTTCGCCCGCGTCGGCCGCGGAATTGGCTTGAGGTTCCGTAATGGCATTACCCTTCCGATCAGGGAACGGAAACGCCGAATGCTTCCAATTGTTCGGCAAGCAAGGAGAGCGGAAGGCCCACGACGTTGAAGTAACAGCCCTCCAGCGAATCGACGAGCACGGCCCCAAGGCCTTGGATCCCGTAAGCCCCGGCTTTGTCCATGGGTTCTCCGGAAGCGACGTAGCGCCGGATTTGATCCGGTGATAATGCCCGCATGCGTACGACGGTCCTTCGGTGAGAGATCGACGTTTTCCCGTCCTGAAGGCCGATGCAGCAGACTCCCGTGAACACTTCGTGGGAACGCCCGGCCAGCCGGGTCAGCATGCCGATCGCATCGGCCTCGTCTTTCGGCTTGCCCAGCACGTCGCCGTCAATGACGACGATCGTGTCGCTGCCGATGACGATGGCAGGCGTATCCTGCGTACCTAGAGAGTTTTCCCAGACGGTCTTGGCTTTACGATGGGCCAATTCCTCGACGATTCTGTCGGGCGCCCAGCCTTCCGGCGTACTTTCGTCCGCCTGGCTGGGCCTTACGGACACGGGCAGGCCTAGCGCCCTCACGAGCTCTTGCCTGCGGGGAGATGAGGAAGCGAGGATCAGCGTCGGTACTTGCGCTGCACACATGGGACCGCTCTTCCTTTCCGGATTACAATTTGCGATAAAGCCAGATCGCCGCCAAGGCGAATGCGATGCTCATCAAAGTCAAATCGAGCCGAAGCTTCAAGTCGAATTTGATGACCGCCAGATCCGCGGAAGGCGACAAAGAGACGGACATGGGCCGGGTCAGAAACGACAAGCCGGGTACGGCCTCCAGCCACCGAGCGACGAGCGTCCCGGCCAGCAATCCCAGTACGATGAATAGAAGCAGGATCCAGCCGTTTTTCTTCATTTTTCCCAATCTCCCACCATTTTTTGACACCCATTTCTTCATTATACGTTCACCGGACAAGTCCCACAACGTTCTAATTTCCTCCAGCAAACGAAAAAAAGCCCCGGGAAGGGGCTTGCTTGGCCGTAACCCTTGCGGGGCGCGGATTGTTAAAATTCGCTCATGCGGCAATCGCTCCCCGCCCCCGTCATTTCGCGGTTCCGGCTGCCACCGCCGTGCGCATCGAGAGGCCTGCGCCGATCGCTTCCATGACGTCTTTCTGTACGCTCCACAGATGGAAACGGGAGATTTTCTTGCCGTAGTCGTCCAAGGAGACCATCGCCGCATTCAAGGATTGGGCCATCGTCATTCCGGCGTCCTTGGCAGGCCCCTCGAGTTTGTCGACGGCAGGCAGCGTTTTCAGCCATGCCGCATGGGTATCCCTTAGGGACGCGAGGTCGCTTTCCCCGATCGGCTGCGGCAATTCGTCCTGAAGTGCCGCCACGGACAAATGCGCAAGCTGCTGCGCC contains:
- a CDS encoding Maf family protein, whose protein sequence is MCAAQVPTLILASSSPRRQELVRALGLPVSVRPSQADESTPEGWAPDRIVEELAHRKAKTVWENSLGTQDTPAIVIGSDTIVVIDGDVLGKPKDEADAIGMLTRLAGRSHEVFTGVCCIGLQDGKTSISHRRTVVRMRALSPDQIRRYVASGEPMDKAGAYGIQGLGAVLVDSLEGCYFNVVGLPLSLLAEQLEAFGVSVP
- the radC gene encoding RadC family protein, with product MDSQAYRLRDLPEDERPRERMMRLGAEALSHAELLAILLRTGSRRESAVHLAQRVLQDSGGLRRFAERSWDELTHIPGIGPAKALELQASLELGRRVARSRLPEAALIASPRDAADLLMEELRRLREEHFVVLFLNTKNRVIGRQTLSIGSLNASIVHPREVFRAAIRRSSASILCAHNHPSGDPTPSPEDKQLTRRLAEAGELVGIELLDHIVIGDNRFVSLKELGCL
- a CDS encoding DUF4321 domain-containing protein, producing MKKNGWILLLFIVLGLLAGTLVARWLEAVPGLSFLTRPMSVSLSPSADLAVIKFDLKLRLDLTLMSIAFALAAIWLYRKL
- a CDS encoding rod shape-determining protein is translated as MFGGFTRDLGIDLGTANTLVFVKGRGIVVREPSVVALRTDTKRIEAVGADAKKMIGRTPGNIVAIRPMKDGVIADFETTATMIKYFMHRAQKKRMFGGHPSVMVCVPSGITAVEKRAVEDATKQAGAREAYTIEEPFAAAIGADLPVWEPTGSMVVDIGGGTTEVAVISLGGIVTSRSIRIAGDEMDEAIISYIKRLYNLMIGERTAEQLKMEIGSAMPLDKLESMEIRGRDLVTGLPKTLAITSDEVSEALADTVNAIVDAVKVTLEKCPPELSADIMDRGIVLTGGGALLRNLDKMLARETGMPVIVAENPLDCVAIGTGRALENIHLFKNKGGGGRGARS
- the mreD gene encoding rod shape-determining protein MreD, translated to MRMNRAVLAGILLVLLENGVVPWLIPSAWSDRLMPHLTFVLMMYVASFGGRHRAFLFGLGFGLLSDVLFYGSLIGPYAFGMGLIGYAAGLVLERRMLTLATLMGVTAMGSVALSTIVYLIYRLFRLTTWPYGFAFYWYIAPSLMLEVLVALALYLPVRKLLLKPAASQAEETAV
- a CDS encoding septum site-determining protein MinC, with protein sequence MAGKSLITIKGVKEGLVFLLDDQSPFEQLLEELEAKLDKHEQQFTGPIVHVFLKLGSRQLGEEDKEKLRSALKRQGNLLVQSIESDPVPPDPDEADRPVLHTMTGIVRSGQTVEYEGHLLLMGDVNPGGTLRCTGDIYVLGALRGTAHAGSEGNENAIIAASLMKPTQLRIADVISRPPDEWTSSEPWMEYAFLRDGAMAIDKMSSLGRHRKEVMQFKGV
- the minD gene encoding septum site-determining protein MinD, with translation MGEAIVVTSGKGGVGKTTTSANLGTALALMGKKVCMVDTDIGLRNLDVVMGLENRIIYDLIDVAEGRCRVNQALVKDKRFDELYMLPAAQTKDKNDISPEQVRQIIESLKPDFDYVIIDCPAGIEQGFRNAVAGADQAIVVTTPENAAVRDADRVIGLLEKSKMASPKLIINRIRPNLLKSGDMLEIDDICQVLAIDLLGIVPDDELVIKAANSGEPTVMNPSSRAAIAYRNIARRILGETVPLLQLDEKSGMFRRVKKFLGMG
- the mreC gene encoding rod shape-determining protein MreC; translated protein: MRNKRLFILMIGLIVFIAVMGFTLGRTRLTWPEKFLNDAVGTVQGALYRPVGAVADFFGDLGRLSDVYKENAQLRQTVAQYARDQAKYNFVEAENERLKDELGFTEKQKQLYQYRYLIAQVVGSSNNPLDKTIKINLGSRDGIKAQMAVTTTDGLVGLVSRVSEFTSTVEPITQLDAESTTGVQIAATVFGKEKDSFGIVDSFDAETGMLQMTKIDENDKMAPGDKVITSGLGNVFPRGVVIGTLVNRQVGDFGLTQKATVAPAADFDHLREVFVVVVPDVNGP